In Lacinutrix sp. Bg11-31, the DNA window AGATGCTTTTTTGTGTGCTGCAAAAGGTGTGAGCATAGGAGTAGAGTTTAGTAAAAAACTTGGTCGTGGGCTTTTTGGAGGTGAAGGTTTTATAATGCAAAAACTAGAAGGTGATGGCATGGCATTTGTTCATGCAGGAGGAACCACAGCTAAAAAAGAACTTAAAACAGGAGAAACTTTACGCGTGGATACTGGTTGTATTATTGGTTTTACTCAAGGCATAAATTACGATATAGAATTTGTTGGAGGTATTAAAAATACAGTTTTTGGTGGTGAAGGTTTGTTTTTTGCAAAGCTACAAGGTCCAGGAACAGTATATATTCAATCGTTACCATTTAGCAGATTAGCTGGTCGTGTTTTAGCAAGCTTACCAAAAGGAGGGAACAGTAAAGGAGAAGGTAGTATTCTAGGAGGTTTAGGAGATTTGTTAGATGGTGATAATAAATTCTAGAATAGTTAATTGTGAATAAATTAACAATGAAAATAAGAAACATCCTCTTTTTCAATTGATTTTTTCACTACATTTAATCGAATTTAAAACTTGTTTGCCTATTCTTGAAATTTACTTTTTTACTTAATTAAACACAATTATTATGTCAAGAGCAATGTTCGAGTACACCAAAACGATACTTAATAAAGTTAGTTTTGATGCCAACTTGTTTTGTAAGGAAGTTCAGAAAGCACTTCAACGGTTACTACCTTACGAAATTGAAGAGTTGAAAATTTATATAACATCCTTAATAAACGAAAACCCAGATTTAGACAAATGTCTAATCTATTTAAAAGCATAAAAAAAAAGCGACTCACGAGTCGCTTTTTTTATGTTTGATATTTAGTAATTCTATTTTGGTAACGGACTTATTATTTGAACATTTTGAAACGCAATTGCTCCTCTAATAATCCCAGAAATAACATCTTGTAAAGCTTCAATAATCTGCATTTTCAATTCGCTTTTATGGTAGATAATACTCACTTCTCGAGCAGGAGAAGGCGCATTAAATTCTTTTAAGTTGTTTCTTGTTTTCTCATTAATATCTAATGTATGTAGATATGGTAGTAAGGTCATGCCTAAGCCTTCGTTAGAGAGTTTTATTAATGTTTCTATGCTTCCGCTCTCTAATTGAAAACTCTCATCGTTCTGGTCTTTAAATACGCGACATAAATTAATGACACCATCTCTAAAACAATGCCCATCTTCAAGTAAGAGCATGTCTTCAATGTCTAAATCTTCTGTGCTTATTGTTTTTTTACTGCTTAAACGATGTCCTTGAGGAATATATGCCATAAAAGGCTCGAAATAGAGAACACGTTCTTTTATCGAATCGTTTTCTAAAGGTGTAGCTGCAATAGCAGCATCTAAGTGTCCATCGTTAATTCTGGTTATAATTTCTTCAGTAGTAAGCTCTTCAATTTTAAGTTTTACTTTAGGATACTTTTTAATAAAGGTTTTTAAAAACATTGGCAGTAATGTTGGCATTACTGTTGGAATTATTCCTAATTTAAACTCACCTCCAATAAACCCTTTTTGTTGGTCTACAATATCTTGTATTCTGTTAGATTCGTTTACTATGTTTTTTGCTTGGTTAACTATTTTTCTACCAACATCTGTTAATTCAATTGGTTTTTTACTTCTATCGAAAATTAAAATATTTAATTGATCTTCTAATTTCTGAATTTGCATACTTAATGTTGGCTGCGTTACAAAACATTTTTGTGCTGCTCTAGTAAAATTTTGGTGTTCTGCTACAGCAAGAACATATGTTAATTGAGTGATTGTCATTTTATATAGTTTTAAACTATAAAAATATAAAATCTATCAATAAAACTTATGCTTATTAGCGTTTATTTTTGGATTAAATTTGATGTATTATAAATAATGAATATAAAAATATAAAATTATGGCATTAAATAGTTTAGGATTAGACACAAATAAGACTAAGGAAATCGCTGAAGATTTAAATAATTTATTAGCAAATTTTCAAACGTATTACCAAAACTTAAGAGGAATACATTGGAATATAAAGGGAAAGAATTTTTTCGACTTGCATGTAAAGTTCGAAGAATTATATACAGATGCTAACATGAAAGTTGATTTGTTAGCAGAGCGTGTACTTACTTTAGGAGAGACACCTTTACACACTTTCGATGATTATATTAAAAAAGCAAAAGTGCCTGTTGGAAAAAATATTTCAAAAGATAACGATGCGGTACATTTAATTGTAACTTCTTTAGCTGAATTATTAAATTTAGAAAGACAAATTCTTGATAAGGCAGGAGACGCTAGAGATGAAGGAACTAATTCTATGATGAGCGATTTAATTACAGAGCAAGAAAAAACTATTTGGATGATGAATGCTTGGTTAGGAGAAAGTATATAAAAAGAAGATATATTAACAATAAAGGCGACCATTTGGTCGCCTTTATTGTTTCTCTAGTTAAAATATTTATTAGTCAAGTAAATAAACTTTCAATTTTAATTAACAATATAAATCTCAATACGTCTATTTTTTAACCTACCATCAGCAGTACTATTATCTGCAATTGGATTGTCTTCTCCATAGCCTTGAGAGGTTAAACTATTTGCAATTACGCCTTTAGAAATTAAATATGTTTTGGCTTTACTAGCTCTTTTTTCTGAAAGAGATAAATTTGTTTCGTTGCTTCCTGTATTATCAGTGTGTCCAGTGATATGAAATTTCATGTTAGGTTGAGACAACATAATTTTTGCTATATTATTTAATACTGTTATATCGCTACTAGTTAAAGTGGCTTTACCATTGTTAAACGCGATTGATTGCGCATGCGTCTTTAGGTCATTAGTTACTTGTTGTTTTATAGCATTATTACGTTCTATTTGTTGTTGACGTTGTGTTATGTTTTTCTGCTGTACTTGTTGTTGCGTTGGGCAGCCTGCATTTTGAGGAGGTCCAGGTTGTTGAGGGCATTTATCTCTACTGTCTATTACACCATCTTTATCTGTATCGAAAACAGGACAACCATCATCATTAATTTCACCTTTTACTTCTGGACATTTATCATATTTATCTGGTGTGCCATCACCATCGCTATCTGGACAACCACGCATATTTGTTGGTCCAAAATTATTTGGGCAAAGGTCTTCGGTATCTATAACTCCATCTTTGTCTGTGTCTGGGCAACCATTGGTTTCGAAGGTTCCAAATAGCTCAGGACATGCGTCTTTATCATCGTTTATTCCATCGTTATCGGTGTCTTTTCCTCCAAATCTAAATATTATTCCTAAAGAATGTTGCCAATGTTTTAATCCGTAAGTTTCGAAAGCGTGTTTGTAGGTAGATTGAACATTAAACCCAAAAGAAGTACCAATCCAAAT includes these proteins:
- a CDS encoding TIGR00266 family protein, yielding MTSHEIDYKIYGEEMQYVEIELDYQEGVVAESGSFMMMDDGITMETIFGDGSKKDEGFLGKILGAGKRILTGESLFMTAFYNDLDGKRNVSFASPYPGKIIPIDLTAFNGKFICQKDAFLCAAKGVSIGVEFSKKLGRGLFGGEGFIMQKLEGDGMAFVHAGGTTAKKELKTGETLRVDTGCIIGFTQGINYDIEFVGGIKNTVFGGEGLFFAKLQGPGTVYIQSLPFSRLAGRVLASLPKGGNSKGEGSILGGLGDLLDGDNKF
- a CDS encoding hydrogen peroxide-inducible genes activator translates to MTITQLTYVLAVAEHQNFTRAAQKCFVTQPTLSMQIQKLEDQLNILIFDRSKKPIELTDVGRKIVNQAKNIVNESNRIQDIVDQQKGFIGGEFKLGIIPTVMPTLLPMFLKTFIKKYPKVKLKIEELTTEEIITRINDGHLDAAIAATPLENDSIKERVLYFEPFMAYIPQGHRLSSKKTISTEDLDIEDMLLLEDGHCFRDGVINLCRVFKDQNDESFQLESGSIETLIKLSNEGLGMTLLPYLHTLDINEKTRNNLKEFNAPSPAREVSIIYHKSELKMQIIEALQDVISGIIRGAIAFQNVQIISPLPK
- a CDS encoding Dps family protein, encoding MALNSLGLDTNKTKEIAEDLNNLLANFQTYYQNLRGIHWNIKGKNFFDLHVKFEELYTDANMKVDLLAERVLTLGETPLHTFDDYIKKAKVPVGKNISKDNDAVHLIVTSLAELLNLERQILDKAGDARDEGTNSMMSDLITEQEKTIWMMNAWLGESI
- a CDS encoding OmpA family protein; this encodes MKSFCYFLIAIVSALSFQTGNSQTINSPWTTSFGPNAINNPLREQEAGLDRFKTWNLNAAGFRLSAGRLIKNKITFEAVASLNSLEENYPTEETLNLEYSYISLDGMFKYQLTNGLSILDPYATIGGGYTWLDTIGAGTINAGIGTNIWIGTSFGFNVQSTYKHAFETYGLKHWQHSLGIIFRFGGKDTDNDGINDDKDACPELFGTFETNGCPDTDKDGVIDTEDLCPNNFGPTNMRGCPDSDGDGTPDKYDKCPEVKGEINDDGCPVFDTDKDGVIDSRDKCPQQPGPPQNAGCPTQQQVQQKNITQRQQQIERNNAIKQQVTNDLKTHAQSIAFNNGKATLTSSDITVLNNIAKIMLSQPNMKFHITGHTDNTGSNETNLSLSEKRASKAKTYLISKGVIANSLTSQGYGEDNPIADNSTADGRLKNRRIEIYIVN